The Orcinus orca chromosome 16, mOrcOrc1.1, whole genome shotgun sequence genome includes a window with the following:
- the BIRC7 gene encoding baculoviral IAP repeat-containing protein 7, with product MPAQPLLSPGRAQGSGALGRLAEHIPEPAAQGPIPATELVTAAVFSMGSEDGARCWCCGLEPSRCAAGGHPAWGRHRPHSPGGHLQGQRPDSALSWGGRDHMDGQILGQLRPLAEEEEEYGAGDAPSARPAFPGMGSEELRLASFCDWPLSAVVPPELLAAAGFFHTGQQDKVRCFFCYGGLQSWEPSDDPWTEHARWFPRCEFLLRTKGRDFVCRVQESCCHVPGSWDRSEEPEDAGPTTPSDAGGDQQRPAWSQCPAVQAVLRMGFGRGQVQGLLQRKYRQGVPTGMSTSQLVADLLQEEDGGQAAGARAPVHPGPELPTSGREAQVSGAREAVQRVEVRVWGDVTGPRCGDPGGAQAEGVPVALEAPGARDTGVEKQLQRLREERTCRVCLDRAVAVVFVPCGHLACAECAPSLQLCPICRAPIRSCVRTFLS from the exons ATGCCTGCCCAGCCACTGTTGTCCCCAGGCAGGGCCCAGGGGTCAGGAGCCCTGGGGAGGCTGGCTGAGCACATTCCAGAACCAGCTGCCCAGGGGCCCATCCCTGCCACAGAACTTGTCACGGCTGCTGTCTTCTCTATGGGGTCCGAGGACGGGGCCAGGTGCTGGTGCTGTGGCCTGGAGCCCAGCCGCTGTGCAGCTGGCGGTCACCCCGCTTGGGGGCGCCACCGACCCCACTCTCCGGGCGGCCACCTTCAGGGCCAGCGCCCCGACAGTGCCCTGTCCTGGGGAGGCCGGGACCACATGGACGGGCAGATCCTGGGCCAGCTGCGCCCcctggcagaggaggaggaggaatacGGGGCCGGGGACGCCCCATCCGCGAGGCCCGCCTTCCCGGGGATGGGCTCCGAGGAGCTGCGGCTGGcctccttctgtgactggccACTGAGCGCCGTGGTGCCGCCGGAGCTGCTGGCTGCCGCCGGCTTCTTCCACACCG GCCAGCAGGACAAGGTGAGGTGTTTCTTCTGCTACGGGGGTCTGCAGAGCTGGGAGCCAAGCGACGACCCCTGGACCGAGCATGCCAGGTGGTTCCCCAG GTGTGAGTTCCTGCTCCGGACAAAAGGAAGGGACTTTGTCTGCAGGGTCCAGGAGTCTTGTTGCCACGTGCCGGGCTCCTGG GACCGTTCAGAGGAACCAGAAGACGCAGGTCCCACCACCCCCTCAG ATGCTGGGGGCGACCAGCAGCGGCCCGCCTGGAGCCAGTGCCCAGCAGTGCAGGCCGTGCTCCGGATGGGCTTCGGGCGGGGCCAGGTGCAAGGGCTGCTGCAGCGTAAGTACCGCCAAGGGGTGCCGACCGGCATGTCCACGTCGCAGCTGGTGGCCGACCTGCTCCAGGAAGAGGACGGGGGCCAGGCAGCAGGGGCCAGAG CTCCTGTCCACCCAGGGCCCGAGCTGCCCACGTCCGGCAGAGAGGCCCAGGTGTCAGGCGCCAGGGAGGCAG TACAGAGGGTGGAGGTCAGGGTGTGGGGCGATGTCACAGGTCCCCGCTGTGGAGACCCAGGTGGAGCCCAGGCCGAGGGGGTGCCGGTGGCTCTCGAGGCCCCAGGAGCCCGGGACACCGGCGTGGAGAAGCAGCTGCAGCGCCTGCGGGAGGAGCGGACGTGCAGGGTGTGCTTGGACCGCGCTGTGGCCGTCGTCTTCGTGCCCTGTGGCCACCTGGCCTGTGCCGAGTGCGCGCCCAGCCTGCAGCTGTGCCCCATCTGCAGGGCCCCCATCCGCAGCTGCGTGCGCACCTTCCTGTCCTAG
- the YTHDF1 gene encoding YTH domain-containing family protein 1 isoform X2, with product MSATSVDPQRTKGQDNKVQNGSLHQKDTVHDNDFEPYLSGQSNQSNSYPSMADPYLSSYYPPSIGFPYSLNEAPWSTGGDPPIPYLTTYGQLSNGDQHFVHDAVFGQPGGLGNNIYQHRFNFFPENPAFSAWGASGSQGQQAQSSAYGNSYTYPPSSLGGTIVDGQTGFHSDTLNKAPGMNSLEQGMVGLKIGDVTTSAVKTVGSVVSSVAMTGILSGSGGTNVTMPVSKPTSWAAIASKPAKLQPKMKAKSGPAVGGALPPPPIKHNMDIGTWDNKGPVPKAPAPQPQPAPQAAPQPQPAVQPLPTQPPPPAPPQHPGPQQPPQTRWVAPRNRSTAFGQSGVTSGDSNSPGSAQPSATPSPESHPVLEKLKAAHSYNPKEFDWNLKSGRVFIIKSYSEDDVHRSIKYSLWCSTEHGNRRLDSAFRALGSKGPVYLLFSVNGSGHFCGVAEMKSPVDYGTSAGVWSQDKWKGKFDVKWIFVKDVPNNQLRHIRLENNDNKPVTNSRDTQEVPLEKAKQVLKIIASYKHSTSIFDDFSHYEKRQEEEEVVRKERQNRNKQ from the exons ATGTCGGCCACCAGCGTGGACCCCCAG AGAACAAAAGGGCAAGATAATAAAG TACAAAATGGTTCTTTGCATCAGAAGGATACAGTTCATGACAATGACTTTGAGCCCTACCTTTCTGGACAGTCAAACCAG AGTAACAGTTACCCCTCCATGGCCGACCCCTACCTGTCCAGCTATTACCCACCATCCATCGGATTTCCCTACTCCCTCAATGAAGCGCCGTGGTCTACCGGAGGGGATCCTCCAATCCCATACCTCACCACCTACGGACAGCTCAGTAACGGAGACCAGCATTTTGTGCACGATGCTGTTTTCGGGcagcctgggggcctggggaACAACATCTATCAGCACAGGTTTAATTTTTTCCCCGAAAACCCCGCCTTCTCGGCCTGGGGGGCGAGTGGGTCTCAGGGGCAGCAGGCTCAGAGTTCAGCTTATGGGAACAGCTACACCTACCCGCCGAGCTCCCTGGGCGGCACGATCGTGGACGGACAGACAGGCTTTCACAGCGACACCCTCAACAAGGCCCCTGGAATGAATAGCCTGGAGCAGGGCATGGTGGGCCTGAAGATCGGGGATGTCACCACCTCTGCAGTCAAGACGGTGGGATCGGTCGTCAGCAGCGTGGCGATGACGGGCATCCTTTCCGGCAGCGGCGGGACGAACGTGACCATGCCGGTGTCGAAGCCGACCTCGTGGGCGGCCATCGCCAGCAAGCCCGCCAAACTGCAGCCGAAGATGAAGGCGAAGAGCGGGCCCGCCGTCGGGGGCGCGCTGCCCCCTCCGCCCATAAAGCATAACATGGACATTGGCACCTGGGACAACAAGGGGCCCGTGCCCAAGGCCCCGGCTCCGCAGCCCCAGCCGGCCCCCCAGGcggccccccagccccagccggCCGTGCAGCCCCTTCCCACCCAGCCTCCCCCTCCGGCCCCACCACAGCATCCGGGCCCCCAGCAGCCGCCCCAGACCCGCTGGGTCGCCCCTCGCAACAGAAGCACGGCATTCGGGCAGAGCGGGGTGACCAGCGGCGACAGTAACTCTCCCGGGAGCGCCCAGCCCAGCGCCACCCCGAGCCCGGAGTCCCACCCCGTcctagaaaaactgaaagccgCCCACAGCTACAACCCCAAGGAGTTTGACTGGAACCTGAAGAGCGGCCGCGTGTTCATCATCAAGAGCTACTCAGAGGATGACGTGCACCGCTCCATCAAGTACTCCCTCTGGTGCAGCACGGAGCACGGCAACCGGCGCCTGGACAGCGCCTTCCGCGCCCTCGGCAGCAAGGGGCCCGTCTACCTGCTCTTCAGCGTCAATGGCAGCGGCCACTTCTGCGGGGTGGCTGAGATGAAGTCACCCGTGGACTACGGCACCAGCGCCGGGGTCTGGTCCCAGGACAAGTGGAAGGGCAAGTTCGACGTGAAGTGGATCTTCGTCAAGGACGTGCCCAACAACCAGCTCCGGCACATCCGGCTGGAGAACAATGACAACAAGCCGGTCACCAACTCCCGTGACACCCAGGAGGTGCCCCTGGAGAAGGCGAAGCAAGTGCTGAAGATCATCGCCTCGTACAAGCACAGCACCTCCATCTTCGACGACTTCTCGCACTACGAGAAGcgccaggaggaggaggaggtggtgcgCAAG gAGCGGCAGAATCGAAACAAGCAGTGA
- the YTHDF1 gene encoding YTH domain-containing family protein 1 isoform X1: MSATSVDPQQRTKGQDNKVQNGSLHQKDTVHDNDFEPYLSGQSNQSNSYPSMADPYLSSYYPPSIGFPYSLNEAPWSTGGDPPIPYLTTYGQLSNGDQHFVHDAVFGQPGGLGNNIYQHRFNFFPENPAFSAWGASGSQGQQAQSSAYGNSYTYPPSSLGGTIVDGQTGFHSDTLNKAPGMNSLEQGMVGLKIGDVTTSAVKTVGSVVSSVAMTGILSGSGGTNVTMPVSKPTSWAAIASKPAKLQPKMKAKSGPAVGGALPPPPIKHNMDIGTWDNKGPVPKAPAPQPQPAPQAAPQPQPAVQPLPTQPPPPAPPQHPGPQQPPQTRWVAPRNRSTAFGQSGVTSGDSNSPGSAQPSATPSPESHPVLEKLKAAHSYNPKEFDWNLKSGRVFIIKSYSEDDVHRSIKYSLWCSTEHGNRRLDSAFRALGSKGPVYLLFSVNGSGHFCGVAEMKSPVDYGTSAGVWSQDKWKGKFDVKWIFVKDVPNNQLRHIRLENNDNKPVTNSRDTQEVPLEKAKQVLKIIASYKHSTSIFDDFSHYEKRQEEEEVVRKERQNRNKQ, encoded by the exons ATGTCGGCCACCAGCGTGGACCCCCAG CAGAGAACAAAAGGGCAAGATAATAAAG TACAAAATGGTTCTTTGCATCAGAAGGATACAGTTCATGACAATGACTTTGAGCCCTACCTTTCTGGACAGTCAAACCAG AGTAACAGTTACCCCTCCATGGCCGACCCCTACCTGTCCAGCTATTACCCACCATCCATCGGATTTCCCTACTCCCTCAATGAAGCGCCGTGGTCTACCGGAGGGGATCCTCCAATCCCATACCTCACCACCTACGGACAGCTCAGTAACGGAGACCAGCATTTTGTGCACGATGCTGTTTTCGGGcagcctgggggcctggggaACAACATCTATCAGCACAGGTTTAATTTTTTCCCCGAAAACCCCGCCTTCTCGGCCTGGGGGGCGAGTGGGTCTCAGGGGCAGCAGGCTCAGAGTTCAGCTTATGGGAACAGCTACACCTACCCGCCGAGCTCCCTGGGCGGCACGATCGTGGACGGACAGACAGGCTTTCACAGCGACACCCTCAACAAGGCCCCTGGAATGAATAGCCTGGAGCAGGGCATGGTGGGCCTGAAGATCGGGGATGTCACCACCTCTGCAGTCAAGACGGTGGGATCGGTCGTCAGCAGCGTGGCGATGACGGGCATCCTTTCCGGCAGCGGCGGGACGAACGTGACCATGCCGGTGTCGAAGCCGACCTCGTGGGCGGCCATCGCCAGCAAGCCCGCCAAACTGCAGCCGAAGATGAAGGCGAAGAGCGGGCCCGCCGTCGGGGGCGCGCTGCCCCCTCCGCCCATAAAGCATAACATGGACATTGGCACCTGGGACAACAAGGGGCCCGTGCCCAAGGCCCCGGCTCCGCAGCCCCAGCCGGCCCCCCAGGcggccccccagccccagccggCCGTGCAGCCCCTTCCCACCCAGCCTCCCCCTCCGGCCCCACCACAGCATCCGGGCCCCCAGCAGCCGCCCCAGACCCGCTGGGTCGCCCCTCGCAACAGAAGCACGGCATTCGGGCAGAGCGGGGTGACCAGCGGCGACAGTAACTCTCCCGGGAGCGCCCAGCCCAGCGCCACCCCGAGCCCGGAGTCCCACCCCGTcctagaaaaactgaaagccgCCCACAGCTACAACCCCAAGGAGTTTGACTGGAACCTGAAGAGCGGCCGCGTGTTCATCATCAAGAGCTACTCAGAGGATGACGTGCACCGCTCCATCAAGTACTCCCTCTGGTGCAGCACGGAGCACGGCAACCGGCGCCTGGACAGCGCCTTCCGCGCCCTCGGCAGCAAGGGGCCCGTCTACCTGCTCTTCAGCGTCAATGGCAGCGGCCACTTCTGCGGGGTGGCTGAGATGAAGTCACCCGTGGACTACGGCACCAGCGCCGGGGTCTGGTCCCAGGACAAGTGGAAGGGCAAGTTCGACGTGAAGTGGATCTTCGTCAAGGACGTGCCCAACAACCAGCTCCGGCACATCCGGCTGGAGAACAATGACAACAAGCCGGTCACCAACTCCCGTGACACCCAGGAGGTGCCCCTGGAGAAGGCGAAGCAAGTGCTGAAGATCATCGCCTCGTACAAGCACAGCACCTCCATCTTCGACGACTTCTCGCACTACGAGAAGcgccaggaggaggaggaggtggtgcgCAAG gAGCGGCAGAATCGAAACAAGCAGTGA
- the YTHDF1 gene encoding YTH domain-containing family protein 1 isoform X3: MADPYLSSYYPPSIGFPYSLNEAPWSTGGDPPIPYLTTYGQLSNGDQHFVHDAVFGQPGGLGNNIYQHRFNFFPENPAFSAWGASGSQGQQAQSSAYGNSYTYPPSSLGGTIVDGQTGFHSDTLNKAPGMNSLEQGMVGLKIGDVTTSAVKTVGSVVSSVAMTGILSGSGGTNVTMPVSKPTSWAAIASKPAKLQPKMKAKSGPAVGGALPPPPIKHNMDIGTWDNKGPVPKAPAPQPQPAPQAAPQPQPAVQPLPTQPPPPAPPQHPGPQQPPQTRWVAPRNRSTAFGQSGVTSGDSNSPGSAQPSATPSPESHPVLEKLKAAHSYNPKEFDWNLKSGRVFIIKSYSEDDVHRSIKYSLWCSTEHGNRRLDSAFRALGSKGPVYLLFSVNGSGHFCGVAEMKSPVDYGTSAGVWSQDKWKGKFDVKWIFVKDVPNNQLRHIRLENNDNKPVTNSRDTQEVPLEKAKQVLKIIASYKHSTSIFDDFSHYEKRQEEEEVVRKERQNRNKQ, encoded by the exons ATGGCCGACCCCTACCTGTCCAGCTATTACCCACCATCCATCGGATTTCCCTACTCCCTCAATGAAGCGCCGTGGTCTACCGGAGGGGATCCTCCAATCCCATACCTCACCACCTACGGACAGCTCAGTAACGGAGACCAGCATTTTGTGCACGATGCTGTTTTCGGGcagcctgggggcctggggaACAACATCTATCAGCACAGGTTTAATTTTTTCCCCGAAAACCCCGCCTTCTCGGCCTGGGGGGCGAGTGGGTCTCAGGGGCAGCAGGCTCAGAGTTCAGCTTATGGGAACAGCTACACCTACCCGCCGAGCTCCCTGGGCGGCACGATCGTGGACGGACAGACAGGCTTTCACAGCGACACCCTCAACAAGGCCCCTGGAATGAATAGCCTGGAGCAGGGCATGGTGGGCCTGAAGATCGGGGATGTCACCACCTCTGCAGTCAAGACGGTGGGATCGGTCGTCAGCAGCGTGGCGATGACGGGCATCCTTTCCGGCAGCGGCGGGACGAACGTGACCATGCCGGTGTCGAAGCCGACCTCGTGGGCGGCCATCGCCAGCAAGCCCGCCAAACTGCAGCCGAAGATGAAGGCGAAGAGCGGGCCCGCCGTCGGGGGCGCGCTGCCCCCTCCGCCCATAAAGCATAACATGGACATTGGCACCTGGGACAACAAGGGGCCCGTGCCCAAGGCCCCGGCTCCGCAGCCCCAGCCGGCCCCCCAGGcggccccccagccccagccggCCGTGCAGCCCCTTCCCACCCAGCCTCCCCCTCCGGCCCCACCACAGCATCCGGGCCCCCAGCAGCCGCCCCAGACCCGCTGGGTCGCCCCTCGCAACAGAAGCACGGCATTCGGGCAGAGCGGGGTGACCAGCGGCGACAGTAACTCTCCCGGGAGCGCCCAGCCCAGCGCCACCCCGAGCCCGGAGTCCCACCCCGTcctagaaaaactgaaagccgCCCACAGCTACAACCCCAAGGAGTTTGACTGGAACCTGAAGAGCGGCCGCGTGTTCATCATCAAGAGCTACTCAGAGGATGACGTGCACCGCTCCATCAAGTACTCCCTCTGGTGCAGCACGGAGCACGGCAACCGGCGCCTGGACAGCGCCTTCCGCGCCCTCGGCAGCAAGGGGCCCGTCTACCTGCTCTTCAGCGTCAATGGCAGCGGCCACTTCTGCGGGGTGGCTGAGATGAAGTCACCCGTGGACTACGGCACCAGCGCCGGGGTCTGGTCCCAGGACAAGTGGAAGGGCAAGTTCGACGTGAAGTGGATCTTCGTCAAGGACGTGCCCAACAACCAGCTCCGGCACATCCGGCTGGAGAACAATGACAACAAGCCGGTCACCAACTCCCGTGACACCCAGGAGGTGCCCCTGGAGAAGGCGAAGCAAGTGCTGAAGATCATCGCCTCGTACAAGCACAGCACCTCCATCTTCGACGACTTCTCGCACTACGAGAAGcgccaggaggaggaggaggtggtgcgCAAG gAGCGGCAGAATCGAAACAAGCAGTGA